From uncultured Desulfobacter sp., the proteins below share one genomic window:
- a CDS encoding CheR family methyltransferase, whose product MYFQSFALSSCIVKDSIHSASMPIDYFFKTLAENLREKAVCIVLSGTGSDGTTGLREVKANGGLAIVQDPDTAQHDGMPRSAISTGAVDRILAPEKMPGVLQEYAKHPYVNGINKGALEDASGDDDQLDEILALLYVKTGHEFQHYKKSTMSRRIQRRMSLNHIGKAREYLAYLRKSNQETEDLFKDMLINVTAFFREPEAWDLLEKKVIPQLIERCDKNRPIRVWAPGCASGEEVYSIAMLLHEAIDRVEKHCEIQIFGMDIDKDAFQIARSGRYPESIAAQVSSQRLERFFDREEGFFVVKKRLRESVVFAPQSLITDPPFSNQDLVICRNLLIYLESDTQFKLIRLFHFALRADGFLFLGNSETIGSQKDLFSPVSKTWRIFKRLGSGRQPRIELPVFKTYSLQLKKEDGTHGRRTKIKSPVGIIHEALVDFYAPPAVLVDRNFNILFHQGDTVKYLKLPEGEPTLNLLDHLAPCIRTKARWLLQSVIEAEEPNSFEHILAVSPQGNREKIRLEAAPLKRPQEARGLILVSFFSQPRKEPETEVDVSGSDCDASEVAAVQQLEYELQITREELQSTIEEMETSNEELKASNEEVMSMNEELQSTNEELETSKEELQSLNEELTTVNNELREKIRELEEANDDMTNLLVSTHIPTIFLDREMCIKRFTPVALDLMHLVGSDIGRPIDHIVKRFKDDYLVTDIQKVLKDLIPNEREVYVDETGQFYVRRIQPYRTQDERIAGVVITFNDITQRRKDMIEIQAREDQLKSAIVHAPLPVMLLAEDDEILLINGAWTRITGYTEQELKNTLKWTEKAHGAKQSEVLSHVRKVLGKEAKVEVDAGEFVVRTKSGKERIWHFHFSHIGSLPDGRQMIIAMAIDTTMTRAHEKSLKEKETQLQQINVDLEEKIFHRTRDIEEKNQLLEKMAMELSQVEQRERRNLASRLHDDLQQVIASARFRLDAYSKKLNLEEDEILSQIQSLLVEAGTTCRDITSNLAPPVLYDSGLFKALGWVCNNFKDRHGLEVACHIQEPDEDHIDPDKSVFIFQSIKELLFNVVKHAETSKASLFANLDNSGCLHIRIQDKGIGFDFEKKREKMARQGSYGLLSIKQRIAYIGGKVKIISEPGKGTCVDIHMPLKAGQAYAECNNEFFKEKENVHSETSSVRLLIVDDHHIFREGLKSLLENEEDILIAGEASDGKKAIERVRDLNPDVVLMDVNMPGMNGIQTTREILKNHPDVRIIGLSINAEEEVSEALFAAGAKAYLSKDGLSSELIAQIRKKN is encoded by the coding sequence TTGTATTTCCAATCATTTGCTCTCAGCTCTTGCATCGTAAAAGATTCCATTCATAGTGCATCAATGCCCATTGATTATTTTTTCAAAACACTGGCTGAAAATCTACGTGAAAAAGCAGTCTGCATTGTGCTTTCCGGGACAGGTTCCGACGGTACAACAGGGCTCAGGGAGGTAAAAGCCAACGGGGGCCTGGCCATAGTCCAAGACCCGGATACGGCCCAGCACGACGGTATGCCAAGAAGCGCTATCAGTACGGGGGCCGTAGATCGTATCCTCGCCCCGGAAAAGATGCCTGGCGTTCTTCAGGAGTATGCCAAACACCCATATGTCAACGGCATTAACAAAGGCGCCTTAGAAGATGCTTCCGGCGATGACGACCAGCTTGATGAGATTCTTGCCCTGCTTTATGTCAAAACAGGACATGAATTCCAGCATTATAAAAAAAGCACCATGAGTCGCCGTATCCAGCGCCGTATGTCGCTCAACCATATCGGCAAGGCTCGGGAATACCTGGCATATCTCAGAAAGTCCAACCAGGAAACAGAAGATCTTTTCAAGGATATGCTGATCAACGTAACGGCCTTTTTCCGCGAACCCGAAGCTTGGGATCTCCTTGAAAAGAAGGTAATTCCTCAATTGATTGAGCGTTGTGACAAAAATCGACCCATCCGTGTCTGGGCACCCGGATGTGCCAGCGGGGAAGAGGTCTACAGCATTGCCATGCTGCTCCATGAAGCCATTGACCGGGTTGAAAAACATTGTGAAATCCAGATCTTCGGCATGGATATTGATAAAGATGCATTTCAGATTGCACGCAGCGGCCGCTATCCGGAAAGCATTGCCGCTCAGGTATCTTCCCAGAGGCTGGAGCGCTTTTTCGACCGGGAAGAAGGGTTTTTTGTTGTAAAAAAACGCCTGAGGGAATCTGTGGTGTTTGCCCCCCAGTCCCTGATCACTGATCCGCCGTTTTCCAACCAGGACCTGGTGATCTGCCGTAATCTACTAATATATCTGGAGTCAGACACACAGTTCAAGTTGATCCGGCTTTTTCATTTTGCACTCAGGGCAGACGGATTTCTTTTTCTGGGAAACAGCGAAACCATCGGCTCACAGAAAGATCTTTTTTCCCCGGTATCAAAAACCTGGCGCATTTTCAAACGCCTGGGAAGCGGCAGACAACCCAGGATTGAATTGCCGGTCTTTAAGACCTATAGTCTGCAACTTAAAAAAGAAGACGGCACACATGGTCGGCGGACAAAAATAAAAAGTCCGGTCGGGATTATCCATGAAGCCCTGGTGGATTTTTATGCACCGCCTGCAGTTCTGGTAGATCGGAATTTCAACATTTTATTCCACCAGGGCGATACCGTAAAATATTTGAAATTGCCGGAAGGGGAACCGACCCTCAATCTGCTCGACCATCTGGCACCCTGCATACGGACCAAGGCCCGATGGCTGCTTCAAAGCGTTATCGAAGCAGAAGAGCCAAACTCATTTGAGCATATATTGGCGGTGTCACCCCAGGGCAACCGGGAAAAGATCCGCCTGGAAGCTGCGCCTCTTAAACGACCGCAGGAAGCCCGAGGACTGATCCTTGTCTCTTTTTTCTCCCAGCCCAGGAAGGAGCCGGAAACTGAAGTGGACGTATCCGGTTCGGACTGTGACGCCTCGGAGGTCGCAGCAGTTCAGCAACTTGAGTATGAACTTCAGATTACCCGCGAAGAGCTTCAATCCACTATAGAAGAGATGGAGACCTCAAACGAAGAGCTTAAAGCCTCAAATGAAGAGGTCATGAGCATGAATGAAGAGCTTCAATCCACCAACGAAGAACTTGAAACCAGTAAGGAGGAGCTCCAGTCACTCAATGAAGAATTAACAACGGTTAATAATGAACTGCGGGAAAAAATCAGAGAGCTGGAAGAGGCAAACGATGACATGACCAACCTTTTGGTCAGCACCCATATTCCTACAATTTTTCTGGACAGGGAGATGTGTATCAAACGGTTTACCCCCGTAGCCCTGGACCTCATGCATCTGGTGGGATCGGATATCGGCAGGCCAATTGATCACATTGTCAAACGTTTTAAGGATGACTACCTGGTTACGGATATTCAAAAAGTGCTCAAAGACCTGATCCCAAACGAACGGGAAGTATATGTGGATGAAACAGGCCAGTTCTATGTCCGGCGTATTCAGCCCTATCGTACCCAGGATGAACGGATTGCCGGTGTCGTGATCACGTTTAACGATATCACCCAGCGGCGTAAGGATATGATTGAGATTCAAGCCCGCGAAGATCAACTGAAAAGCGCCATTGTTCATGCCCCATTACCGGTAATGCTGCTTGCAGAAGATGATGAAATACTTTTGATCAACGGTGCATGGACCAGGATTACCGGCTACACTGAACAAGAGCTTAAAAACACTTTGAAATGGACGGAAAAAGCCCATGGAGCCAAGCAGTCAGAGGTCCTTTCACATGTTCGAAAGGTCCTTGGAAAAGAGGCTAAGGTGGAGGTGGATGCAGGAGAATTTGTGGTTCGGACTAAAAGTGGAAAAGAACGGATCTGGCACTTTCATTTTTCCCATATCGGGAGCCTTCCCGACGGCAGACAGATGATCATTGCAATGGCCATTGATACCACAATGACCCGTGCCCATGAGAAGAGCCTGAAAGAAAAAGAGACCCAGCTGCAGCAGATAAATGTGGACTTGGAAGAAAAAATTTTCCACCGGACCCGCGATATTGAAGAGAAAAACCAGCTTCTTGAAAAAATGGCCATGGAACTTTCCCAGGTAGAACAGCGGGAACGACGCAACCTGGCCTCCCGGCTTCACGATGACCTTCAGCAGGTGATCGCCTCGGCCCGGTTCCGTCTGGATGCCTATTCCAAAAAGCTGAATTTGGAAGAAGATGAGATTCTGTCCCAAATTCAATCCCTGCTCGTAGAGGCTGGCACTACCTGCCGGGATATCACCTCCAATCTGGCCCCCCCGGTGTTGTATGACTCCGGTCTGTTCAAAGCTTTGGGTTGGGTCTGCAATAACTTCAAGGATCGGCACGGGCTTGAAGTCGCCTGCCACATTCAGGAGCCGGATGAGGATCATATTGATCCGGATAAATCGGTTTTTATTTTTCAAAGTATCAAAGAGTTGCTTTTTAACGTGGTAAAACATGCCGAAACATCCAAGGCCAGCCTGTTTGCCAACCTGGACAACAGTGGTTGCCTGCACATCCGGATTCAGGATAAAGGTATTGGGTTTGACTTTGAAAAAAAACGCGAGAAAATGGCAAGGCAGGGGTCCTACGGTCTGCTCAGTATCAAACAGCGGATTGCCTATATCGGCGGCAAGGTGAAGATCATATCAGAACCGGGAAAAGGCACATGTGTAGATATTCACATGCCCCTGAAGGCAGGACAGGCTTATGCCGAATGCAACAATGAATTTTTCAAAGAAAAAGAGAATGTCCACTCGGAAACATCCTCTGTCAGGTTGTTAATAGTAGATGACCACCATATTTTTCGTGAGGGACTGAAAAGCCTTCTGGAAAATGAAGAAGACATTTTGATCGCAGGAGAGGCAAGCGATGGAAAAAAGGCCATTGAAAGAGTTCGGGACCTGAATCCGGACGTCGTTCTTATGGATGTGAACATGCCTGGAATGAACGGTATTCAAACCACCCGGGAAATTTTAAAAAACCATCCCGATGTCAGGATTATCGGCTTGTCCATCAACGCGGAAGAAGAAGTTTCCGAAGCCTTATTTGCTGCCGGAGCCAAAGCCTACCTTTCCAAGGACGGATTATCTTCAGAACTGATTGCACAAATTCGTAAAAAAAACTGA
- a CDS encoding HAMP domain-containing protein: MIGEGNLTYRFDTGSRNDELESLASTFNQIAISILHREKQFEEINEALRTKNKEEKAVADLIARSEKQYRDLVETANSKIKMTVPDEIFREQSKQHAAKQQSNLEYGSKAGLESHEAAKELRLMLIDDYH, translated from the coding sequence TTGATAGGTGAAGGTAATCTGACATATCGTTTCGATACCGGCAGCCGAAATGATGAGCTGGAAAGTTTGGCCTCGACGTTTAATCAGATAGCCATCTCTATTCTTCATCGGGAAAAACAGTTTGAAGAAATAAATGAAGCATTACGCACGAAAAATAAGGAAGAAAAAGCGGTTGCTGATTTAATCGCCCGCAGTGAAAAACAATATCGGGATCTGGTTGAAACGGCCAACAGCAAAATAAAGATGACCGTACCGGACGAAATATTCCGCGAACAGTCAAAACAGCATGCAGCGAAACAGCAAAGCAACCTGGAATATGGTTCAAAAGCAGGCCTTGAATCCCATGAGGCGGCAAAAGAGTTGCGTTTAATGCTTATCGATGATTACCATTAA
- a CDS encoding catalase, translating into MTSKTPKPTTNDAGIPVSSDEHSLTVGPDGPILLQDHYLIEQMANFNRERIPERQPHAKGSGAFGYFEVTRDISAYTKAELFQPSTKTDTLIRFSTVAGERGSPDTWRDPRGFALKFYTTQGNYDMVGNNTPVFFLRDPMKFQHFIRSQKRRADSGLRDHDMQWDFWTLSPESAHQVTWLMGDRGIPKTWRHMNGYSSHTYMWVNKNDERFWVRYHFKTDQGIECLTQQEADRLAGEDADCHRRDLFESIRQGDYPSWTLKVQLMPFEEAKTYRFNPFDLTKVWPHEDYPLHEVGKLVLNRNPTDFHTEIEQAAFEPNSFVPGIGPSPDKMLLGRLFSYADAHRARLGVNYKQIPVNRPKAPVNSYSKDGAMRVINVSDPVYAPNSKGGPKAEGERYAQKEVWNANGDFVRAAYTLRKDDDDFGQAGTLVREVMNDAQRDRLVSNVVGHLKNGVTQPVLERCFEYWRNIDKQIGDRIAEGVNKR; encoded by the coding sequence ATGACCAGCAAAACCCCCAAGCCCACAACCAATGATGCAGGCATACCCGTATCCAGTGATGAACATTCCCTTACCGTCGGGCCGGATGGTCCGATTCTGCTGCAGGATCATTACCTGATCGAACAGATGGCCAATTTCAACCGGGAACGCATCCCGGAACGCCAGCCCCATGCCAAAGGTTCCGGGGCGTTTGGTTATTTTGAAGTAACCCGGGATATCAGTGCATATACCAAGGCTGAGTTGTTCCAGCCCAGCACAAAAACAGACACGCTGATCCGGTTTTCAACCGTGGCCGGAGAGAGAGGAAGTCCAGATACCTGGCGGGATCCTAGAGGATTTGCTTTGAAATTTTATACCACCCAGGGCAACTATGACATGGTGGGCAATAATACCCCTGTATTTTTCTTAAGAGACCCAATGAAATTCCAACATTTTATCCGGTCCCAAAAGCGACGTGCGGACAGTGGCCTGCGGGATCATGATATGCAGTGGGATTTCTGGACACTGTCACCCGAATCCGCCCACCAGGTCACATGGCTGATGGGCGACCGGGGCATTCCAAAAACCTGGCGTCACATGAACGGTTACTCCAGCCATACGTATATGTGGGTCAACAAAAATGATGAGCGCTTCTGGGTCAGGTATCATTTTAAAACCGATCAGGGCATTGAATGCCTGACCCAACAGGAAGCAGACCGCCTGGCAGGAGAGGATGCAGACTGTCATCGCCGGGACCTGTTTGAATCGATCCGGCAGGGGGATTATCCGTCCTGGACCCTGAAAGTGCAGCTCATGCCCTTTGAAGAAGCTAAGACGTATCGGTTCAACCCTTTTGACCTGACCAAAGTATGGCCACATGAAGATTATCCGCTTCATGAGGTGGGAAAATTGGTTTTAAACCGAAACCCGACAGATTTTCACACGGAAATCGAGCAGGCCGCATTTGAACCCAACAGCTTTGTTCCCGGTATCGGGCCAAGTCCTGACAAGATGCTTCTGGGCCGGCTTTTTTCCTATGCCGATGCCCACCGGGCCCGCCTGGGTGTGAATTATAAACAGATTCCGGTCAATCGCCCCAAAGCACCTGTGAACAGTTACAGTAAAGATGGTGCCATGCGTGTGATCAATGTTTCTGATCCGGTTTACGCCCCCAATTCAAAGGGCGGCCCTAAAGCAGAGGGCGAACGTTATGCCCAAAAAGAGGTGTGGAATGCCAACGGTGATTTTGTCCGGGCCGCATACACCCTTAGAAAGGATGACGATGATTTCGGCCAGGCCGGAACGCTTGTACGTGAGGTTATGAATGATGCTCAACGGGATCGTCTGGTTTCCAATGTTGTTGGGCATTTGAAAAATGGTGTGACCCAGCCCGTTCTGGAACGATGTTTTGAATACTGGCGAAATATTGATAAACAGATTGGCGACAGAATTGCCGAAGGTGTCAACAAAAGATAA